From Melitaea cinxia chromosome 16, ilMelCinx1.1, whole genome shotgun sequence, a single genomic window includes:
- the LOC123661014 gene encoding uncharacterized protein LOC123661014, with protein MRVEIPECKRCCCCIPLRNGIIVFGYLNLISSIFILLTEMFIEFQASPDVAVHRGVIYFSNFWYASILFVSDVVFNIVLLFGAHMKKTRLLRAYYYYAVTTTLLCLVSFIILRTEQLYDQVSFYVVEACFVLSSLGIQVYLILLVRSELAKIRQRSRVCYVNHAAEIIVETPEQVGNTDVETVTLRDASK; from the exons ATGCGTGTAGAAATACCCGAGTGTAAAAGATGCTGTTGTTGCATTCCTTTACGAAATGGTATTATTGTCTTCGGTTATTTGAATCTg aTATCTTCGATATTCATTTTACTAACGGAAATGTTTATAGAGTTTCAAGCAAGCCCCGATGTAGCCGTGCACCGCGGTGTGATATATTTTTCAAACTTCTGGTACGCGTCAATACTCTTCGTTTCTGATGTCGTTTTCAATATTGTACTCCTCTTTGGAGCGCATATg AAAAAAACACGACTACTAAGAGCATACTATTACTACGCGGTGACAACTACGCTACTCTGCCTAGTCTCATTCATAATACTTCGAACTGAGCAGCTGTACGATCAAGTCTCCTTCTATGTGGTAGAAGCTTGCTTCGTTCTCAGCAGCTTAG GTATCCAAGTCTACCTCATATTATTAGTCAGAAGCGAGCTCGCGAAGATTCGACAACGCAGTCGTGTCTGCTACGTGAACCACGCTGCTGAAATAATAGTCGAAACTCCTGAACAAGTCGGTAACACTGACGTAGAAACTGTCACGTTAAGAGATgcgagtaaataa
- the LOC123660937 gene encoding uncharacterized protein LOC123660937, with amino-acid sequence MFCELPEFGRCCFCMPLRRGILVFGYLNILFSMFMVGLYSYSIHHNSEFVLLYHGGTITVDSELCIAIYCADVMFNILLVYGAHRVIFLKNISINLSVYVFMFTKQIMLKLHFEMKIMSYLRIFYYYTIATILASVLLEVMSWVYWHISMELLPVIFVGICLNLYLLLLVKSLLKKIDTSGHTYENQLHQFINGECKVDVNGVYPSTVVPNETA; translated from the exons ATGTTTTGCGAATTACCTGAGTTTGGAAGATGTTGCTTCTGCATGCCCCTAAGAAGGGGTATATTGGTTTTCGGCTATTTGAATATT cTCTTTTCAATGTTCATGGTCGGTCTATACAGCTACTCAATCCACCACAACTCAGAATTCGTGTTATTGTATCACGGCGGAACAATAACAGTTGACAGTGAACTTTGCATTGCGATATACTGCGCGGATGTTATGTTCAATATCTTATTGGTATATGGAGCACATAGGGTAATAttccttaaaaatatttcaataaacttaagtgtatatgtatttatgttcaCAAAGCAAATTATGCTAAAGCTACATT TCGAAATG aaaatcATGTCTTATTTACGAATATTTTACTACTACACCATCGCTACCATTCTGGCCTCAGTGTTACTGGAGGTAATGTCGTGGGTCTATTGGCACATATCTATGGAACTTTTGCCGGTAATCTTCGTGGGAATAT GCTTGAATCTCTATCTACTCCTTCTTGTGAAGAGTCTCTTAAAGAAAATAGACACATCTGGACATACCTATGAGAACCAACTGCATCAATTCATAAACGGGGAGTGTAAAGTTGATGTAAATGGAGTATATCCTAGCACTGTTGTACCAAATGAGACTGCTTAG
- the LOC123660936 gene encoding uncharacterized protein LOC123660936: MCVNIEVILPTVEKFLILYSLRCGSILILCWTALRTGLCILFYSTIILEVLIGEESLFGAWLVEKKPATDFLYIIYYTVLALLLCETITFVFMIHFTIGLCCYRPDLLQHYLICRFVTWLIEVVALFVLCLAHKLLIGWYLAILFFVILEFYSFIVVYSYYVNLVEENKNVC, encoded by the exons ATGTGTGTAAATATTGAAGTTATTTTACCAACTGTGGAAAAATTCCTAATTTTGTATTCGTTACGATGCGGCTCTATATTAATTCTTTGCTGGACAGCT TTGCGTACAGGACTTTGCATATTATTCTATTCAACGATAATCCTAGAAGTTCTTATTGGTGAAGAGTCGCTGTTCGGCGCCTGGCTCGTAGAAAAGAAACCTGCTACAgattttctatatattatttattacacggTTTTGGCGTTGCTGCTATGTGAAACTATTACATTTGTGTTTATGATACATTTTACTATTGGATTATGTTGT TATAGGCCAGATTTACTCcaacattatttaatatgtCGTTTTGTGACTTGGCTCATTGAAGTGGTAGCACTGTTCGTGTTATGCCTGGCTCACAAACTGCTGATTGGGTGGTATTTGGCGATACTGTTCTTTGTTA tTCTCGAGTTCTATTCCTTCATCGTTGTCTACAGTTATTACGTTAACCTCGTAGAAgagaataaaaatgtatgctgA